One segment of Primulina tabacum isolate GXHZ01 chromosome 6, ASM2559414v2, whole genome shotgun sequence DNA contains the following:
- the LOC142548380 gene encoding uncharacterized protein LOC142548380, translating into MDENYRGFFRNFVSYPKNPEENTSSQNSKIPPKYQYFSYPPNYQHNPYPPNYPYNSYPPNYPYNPYPPNYPSNPHATSMPFISPTENEPATPTFVPDTQLSDRESPIEVINLKNVDSSAGGRKKWSTWRKIEDEVLARSFVTITDDPIIGNDQKAEAFWGRVASYYNDNHPAGTPNKSASVIRSHWHNTIQKKVYRFNANYNSIYSAYRSGHSDEDILRLAYEKYRAENNAIAFNLEHVWRIVKDRPMFTPQSVDHHVSTKKARTSESGASNTSSNQDASLHVDLIEEENRPMGQKAAKRKEKGKTRSDMECMTTNLDNMFAKFTEYTSMKKVEVEMKQKQLEVEEMKAKDAMTKVQLKKYAILSKDTSQMTYEQLIIHERLCQEIRG; encoded by the coding sequence ATGGATGAAAATTACCGAGGGTTTTTTAGAAATTTCGTGAGTTATCCAAAAAATCCGGAAGAAAATACTTCTTcccaaaattcgaaaattccaccaaaatatcaatatttttcataccCACCAAATTATCAACATAATCCATATCCACCAAATTATCCTTACAATTCATATCCACCAAATTATCCATATAATCCATATCCACCAAACTATCCATCTAATCCACATGCAACCAGTATGCCATTTATTTCTCCGACGGAAAATGAACCGGCCACTCCGACTTTCGTCCCAGATACTCAATTGTCCGACCGTGAATCCCCAATTGAAGTCATAAATTTGAAGAATGTGGATTCAAGCGCTGGGGGTAGAAAAAAATGGTCAACCTGGAGAAAGATTGAAGACGAGGTCTTAGCGAGATCGTTTGTCACTATCACCGATGACCCAATCATCGGCAATGATCAAAAGGCGGAAGCTTTCTGGGGACGTGTTGCAAGCTATTACAATGACAATCATCCCGCAGGTACACCCAATAAAAGTGCAAGTGTCATACGATCGCACTGGCACAATACCATCCAAAAAAAAGTATATCGCTTCAATGCAAATTACAATAGTATTTATAGTGCATATCGTAGCGGCCACAGTGATGAGGATATACTACGACTTGCATATGAAAAATATCGTGCGGAAAATAACGCCATCGCATTTAATCTTGAGCATGTGTGGAGGATCGTAAAAGACCGTCCAATGTTTACTCCACAGTCCGTTGATCACCATGTTAGCACGAAGAAGGCAAGGACCTCGGAGTCGGGAGCAAGCAACACCTCATCCAACCAAGATGCGAGTCTACATGTAGAcctaattgaagaagaaaatcgtcCAATGGGTCAGAAGGCAgcaaaaagaaaggaaaaaggtAAAACAAGATCGGACATGGAGTGTATGACAACAAACTTGGACAATATGTTTGCAAAGTTTACTGAATATACAAGCATGAAAAAAGTTGAAGTTGAAATGAAACAAAAACAACTCGAAGTAGAGGAGATGAAAGCAAAAGATGCTATGACCAAAGTTCAACTAAAGAAATATGCAATCCTTTCGAAGGATACTTCGCAAATGACATATGAGCAACTTATCATCCACGAACGTCTATGTCAAGAGATTAGGGGGTGA